The Pedobacter ginsengisoli region ACTTCATATCCTTTACCCATCAGTTTCAAAGCCAATTTAGAACCTATAAATCCTGCTCCACCTGTTATTAATATTCTATTCATGTTTTATTCCTCTCTTAAATAAGAAATGAGCCGTCCGGGGCGGTTCTTTCCCATTTCATGGTATTTAAATTATATCTTTTGACAACCTTTGCAGGAGCGCCCACAATTACTGAATAGTCCGGAAAATATCCTCTTACAACTGAACTTGCACCCACCACACATTGTTTACCGAGTACGGTTCCGGCCTGAATTGCTACACCGTATCCTATAAAGCAATTGCTGCCTATTTTAGTATCATTTACTATCATTTTTTGATCAAGAATATGTGTCCCGATTTCTTGATAATCATGATCAATGTTTGTAACAAATACATTTCCAGAAATTGTAGTATTGCTCCCAATTATGAGATTTCCCGCAGAAGTTATATGAAAATTCTGCCCGATCGAAACCCCCTGTTCAAATGTCACTGTCCCCTCGCCATGTGTCTCAATCCTTAATCCGGGAAATATCCTAACCCTTTTATTTACAATAACTCTTTTAAGTCCTAATGTAAAAAGAGGCAAACCAATGTAAGATGGGAATGAGAACTTTTTAAAGAACGGAGCATAACAAATAGAAATAAATCCCCAATACAGCTTATAAATCATTTTGTTCTGGTTAATATTATCAACAGCCTTCTTACATATTTTAGTTTTGCAAATATGTACAAAACACTGAAAACA contains the following coding sequences:
- a CDS encoding acyltransferase; its protein translation is MIYKLYWGFISICYAPFFKKFSFPSYIGLPLFTLGLKRVIVNKRVRIFPGLRIETHGEGTVTFEQGVSIGQNFHITSAGNLIIGSNTTISGNVFVTNIDHDYQEIGTHILDQKMIVNDTKIGSNCFIGYGVAIQAGTVLGKQCVVGASSVVRGYFPDYSVIVGAPAKVVKRYNLNTMKWERTAPDGSFLI